In the Gammaproteobacteria bacterium genome, AGCCACATTAGAGCGCGCACTTTCACCGGCCAAGTTGCTCGCAGTGATTTGATAATAATACGTGTTTAGATTGGATAATTCCGTGTGTGTGTACTGAGTTACCGATGTTGATAAAGGAATTGTCGTGGTCGAAGCTTCCGGTAGACCCGCTGTTGTCGACCAGTACAGTGTATAACCCGCGGCTCCTGCTACGGCTTGCCAAGATAGATTGTTTTCTGTATTTCCACCCTCGGCTTGTAACAGCGCTGGAGCACTTAACAACGGCGGTAAAGGTCTGGCACTGACTTCGCTGGAACTAACTCCTGACCCACTGCCATTATCGGCAACAACAACATAAAAGTAGGTTTGACCGTTGGTCAAATTAACGTGCTGATAAGGGCTGGCTACATTGGCTACGGAAGTACCAGCCGTTCCGCTTCCGCTCATCGTACTCCAGTAAATGGTATAGCTGACACCAGCCGCTGCATTGTCCGGCGCCAACCACGTAATGGTGTTCGCACTGTCTTGAGCTTGAACGCTGACGCTGCGAGGCGCCCCGGCTATGGGTTGCTGTGGTGTAGCACTTACCTCCATACTGGGGGTACTGCCTCCGCTGTTGGTGGCGGTGAGTCGATAAAAGTACCGAGTTCCACTAACCAGTCCAGAGTGAGTCGTAGCACTGGATACATTGCTCAACGCATCCGGGATTCGATTAGCAGCAATCAACTGGACCGGAGTGGTTGTACTGGCGTACAACTGGTAAGTAATACCAACACGACTGTCCCAACTGATTATATTACTGTTGGCGCCATTGCTAACCGCTTGTATTCCGCCGGGGGCCAACGGTATAGGCTCGATGGGTGTAGCATCCACAAAAACACCGCGAGGTCCTTCACCCCCCGCATTGGAAGCACGAAGAAAATAGTAATACGTTGTATTGTTGGACAGGCCGCCATGAATATGCCCGCTACTAACACCCGCTAACCGAGTCCACAAGGAAGGATCTGCGGCATTATCTGTACTCCAGTACAGATTATAACTATCAGCATTGCTCAATCCGTCCCAATGCAACTGGATTTGTCGGTCTGATGCTGTCGCACGAAAATTTTGCACCACACTGGGTGGAGACGGTAAAACCCTAGCAAACACGACATCGGACATTGGTCCGGTGCCACCGGCATTGTATGCCGCTACCCGGTAATAATAACTCAAACCGTTAGTTCGATTGTCGTGAAGATAATCCAGACTGGTAAGATTGTCGATTCTTGCCGATTGTTCATTTACGGGAAGACCTGTACTCCAGTAAATTCGATAACGCACGTCGGATGCCACGACCGCACCCCAACCCAACTGAACCAACCCATCCTGTCCCGCTACGGTGAGATTACCCGGGGCGCCGGCGGGCGCAGCCAACTGCGGTACCGCTTGCACTTCAGTAGAAAAGATACTTTCACTACTGCCGGTACCATTAACCGCAGAAATCTTAAAAAAGTAGCGTACGCCATTACCAAGACCCGTTAAGGTGTAAGGTGAAACCACATTGGGCACCACCTGTAAACCCCCCTGGTCCGTGCGCCAATACAAATTGAAGGTTTCCGAACCGTCACTCCCCGCGGCTGCCTGCCAATGAATCTGAACCTGAGACTCCCCGGGTATCGCCGCCAGTTGTGTGGGTGCATTGGGAATATCTTGTGGCAATGCCCAATATTCCCTCGATACTGCACTCACCCCTCCGGCATTTTCGGCAACAACGATATAGTAGTAGCGTTGATTATTGGTAAGTCCTGCGTGATCAACACTGTTTGTCGTAATCAACTCCGGAGTCACTAAAGCACCGCTATCGCGAACACCGGATCGATCCGACCAATATACCCGGTACCCGCTCACTTGTTCTACAGCCGGATTGGACTCCCACTGAATACGCACCATGGAGTTTCCCGGGCTCACCACAACACCACCGGGAGCGCTGGGAGCTGCAATTTGCGGTTGTACTACCACAACCTCACTGGCATCACCTTCCATGGAAACATCGTTCAGTAAACTTAGCGTCTTGACCCAAATTTCATACTGTTGCCCATTCCGAATAGAACCATCAATCGTATTATCGATACGAAGTTCGGTTCCGTTGGTATCGAAGGTTCGTGCCGCGAGTTGACCTTGTTCCCTCCAAAACACACGATAGGTTTCAACGCCAACAACCGGTGTCCAACTAATTGCCATCCAACCGTTGCCGCCCACTCCCTCAACATTTCCCGGCACACCGGCACGAGTTTTTTCCGGCGCCCTCGGCCCTATCTCCATGCCCAGAGTTTCACCGACATCATTATATGCGCTAAGGCGTAAATAGTATGGAACTCCGTTACTTAAGCCCTGCATAGCGTAGAGATAAAAAGGCGCTTGACCCGGAGCAGCCACACTGATTAATGGTAAGTTTCCAAGTCTCGCACTACTGTTGTCTATCCCTGGAGCTTCACCCCAATAAAGATTAAATCCGTGTGCACCGGGTGTCCGGGCAAACTGCAAAAACAACTTTCCATCTCCCGCATCTACGCTTTGAATTACGGGCAGTTCCGGTGCTGTTCCCGGTTTGGTGGGAATATTTACACTGGGCGCATCACTGGGAGTGGCTTGAATCTGTTCACTAAGCGCACTGGCTCCACCCGCATTTAAAGCACGAACTCGGTAAAAATAACTTTGGCCTTCTGTTTGCAGAGGAGCGTGGATAAACGGACTGGTAACACTAGCCACACGCGTATCGCTTAGGCTCACATCACCAGTGGTGTTCCAGTACAACTCGTAAGAGTCCGCATTACTCGAATCCTGCCAAGTCAGAACAACTTGCCCCGTTTCCGCACTGGCACTGAACTGTAAGGGTTGTCCCGGCGCGTGATGTTGTGGCGTGGCACCACGCTCCAATGACAAACTGCCCTGACCACGCCGATTGTTGGCAGCCACTCGATAGTAATAGGTGGTACCGTTATTTAGACCCGCATGTACGTAGTAGTAAGTCTTTTGATTCTCGGTGGGTACACCGTTGACATTGGCATCCAATAAAACATAAAGATCAGCATTGCTTGGGTCTATACGTACCGATTTATCAGTGACCCCAGGACTATTTTGCCAAAAAATACTATAGGAGGAAGCTCCATCAACTCCGCGCCAAACCGCCA is a window encoding:
- a CDS encoding fibronectin type III domain-containing protein, whose protein sequence is MSKNIYHRSNSFCSLLLSLLLAFLLTSCADSAGDSSSGVKKVPANLVVNPGARQVELMWSGVPGASSYNVYWQAGDGVEVHLGSSKVSGLEQPYFLHGGLNNGVNYSYRVSAESYLGESGLSRQVDAMPNYVLPDVVDIFQTIASDGNNVAVWRGVDGASSYSIFWQNSPGVTDKSVRIDPSNADLYVLLDANVNGVPTENQKTYYYVHAGLNNGTTYYYRVAANNRRGQGSLSLERGATPQHHAPGQPLQFSASAETGQVVLTWQDSSNADSYELYWNTTGDVSLSDTRVASVTSPFIHAPLQTEGQSYFYRVRALNAGGASALSEQIQATPSDAPSVNIPTKPGTAPELPVIQSVDAGDGKLFLQFARTPGAHGFNLYWGEAPGIDNSSARLGNLPLISVAAPGQAPFYLYAMQGLSNGVPYYLRLSAYNDVGETLGMEIGPRAPEKTRAGVPGNVEGVGGNGWMAISWTPVVGVETYRVFWREQGQLAARTFDTNGTELRIDNTIDGSIRNGQQYEIWVKTLSLLNDVSMEGDASEVVVVQPQIAAPSAPGGVVVSPGNSMVRIQWESNPAVEQVSGYRVYWSDRSGVRDSGALVTPELITTNSVDHAGLTNNQRYYYIVVAENAGGVSAVSREYWALPQDIPNAPTQLAAIPGESQVQIHWQAAAGSDGSETFNLYWRTDQGGLQVVPNVVSPYTLTGLGNGVRYFFKISAVNGTGSSESIFSTEVQAVPQLAAPAGAPGNLTVAGQDGLVQLGWGAVVASDVRYRIYWSTGLPVNEQSARIDNLTSLDYLHDNRTNGLSYYYRVAAYNAGGTGPMSDVVFARVLPSPPSVVQNFRATASDRQIQLHWDGLSNADSYNLYWSTDNAADPSLWTRLAGVSSGHIHGGLSNNTTYYYFLRASNAGGEGPRGVFVDATPIEPIPLAPGGIQAVSNGANSNIISWDSRVGITYQLYASTTTPVQLIAANRIPDALSNVSSATTHSGLVSGTRYFYRLTATNSGGSTPSMEVSATPQQPIAGAPRSVSVQAQDSANTITWLAPDNAAAGVSYTIYWSTMSGSGTAGTSVANVASPYQHVNLTNGQTYFYVVVADNGSGSGVSSSEVSARPLPPLLSAPALLQAEGGNTENNLSWQAVAGAAGYTLYWSTTAGLPEASTTTIPLSTSVTQYTHTELSNLNTYYYQITASNLAGESARSNVATATPGAGINIPPVIEQGAQLNVVMDEDGTPIGFTQTLTANDEGTVSALVWSISLAPSRGSASVIGNGGSVALNYSPNADYFGPDQFQVQVMDEQGGIDSIQIRITINPINDLPRLVNNTLAINQGERIVFTNAQLSATDVDNDDANLVFTVSNVNNGQFELQSTIGQAITEFIQAQVQAGEIVFQHNDTRQAPAYSVSVGDGVGASTTQAVSISYTNNNMAPTAVDDAVTTAEDTPVNINVAANDSDIDGNLDPTSVSVTLVPNNGVATPAAAGTVDYTPNANFNGTDSFTYQICDSFTPAACDT